The Siniperca chuatsi isolate FFG_IHB_CAS linkage group LG9, ASM2008510v1, whole genome shotgun sequence genome includes a region encoding these proteins:
- the LOC122881736 gene encoding ETS1-related protein isoform X6, with product MGPFGRRLTTLFVRLDTVNKVCKSGNKRRIKRGGNKEMYWDTIIKPGDRNTESKDLKIKMEVCQTGYYTEDFRTQEVPAGFDFASYVSASDTALFNLDSYQEFNWWATYPHDGLTVDQSQTGYQESPQTYQSLVPQNGQFSPAVEASHSPFLTVKGSNPLQSETDQSYSCHSAELYDSDGQRQSSSFWPEYSSPDFTAPLPHPPPAPCPSNHGPQSSEQYCPRVAKRKNTHPQRPDREGQMPGMSAYPGSGPIQLWQFLLELLLDSACRTFISWTGDGWEFKMSDPTEVAKRWGQCKNKPKMNYEKLSRGLRYYYHKNIIHKTAGKRYVYRFVCDVQGMLGKTALEVLTSLNVLPTNTESWQCHGVPTAAATSEHSSETWASQ from the exons ATGGGACCTTTCGGCCGGAGACTGACCACTCTTTTTGTGCGGTTAGATACGGTAAATAAAGTCTGTAAATCTGGGAATAAGCGACGgataaagagaggaggaaacaaagaGATGTACTGGGACACTATCATCAAACCcggagacagaaacacagagagcaaaGACTTGAAAATAAAG ATGGAGGTGTGCCAGACTGGATATTACACAGAAGACTTCAGGACACAGGAAGTGCCAGCTGGCTTTGACTTTGCATCTTATG tgaGTGCCAGCGACACTGCTCTCTTCAACCTGGACTCATACCAGGAGTTCAACTGGTGGGCCACATATCCACATG ATGGGCTGACAGTAGACCAGTCGCAAACTGGATACCAGGAGTCTCCACAGACATACCAGAGCCTGGTGCCCCAGAACGGACAGTTCAGCCCGGCCGTGGAGGCCAGCCACAGTCCCTTTCTAACTGTAAAAGGATCAAATCCATTACAAA GTGAGACAGATCAGAGCTACTCGTGTCACTCGGCTGAACTGTACGACTCTGACGGACAGAGGCAGTCCTCGTCCTTCTGGCCTGAATATTCATCTCCCGACTTCACTGCCCCCCTACCACACCCGCCTCCGGCCCCCTGCCCCTCAAACCATGGCCCTCAGTCCTCAGAGCAGTACTGCCCCCGTGTGGCCAAacgcaaaaacacacacccccAGAGGCCGGACAGGGAGGGCCAGATGCCAGGAATGTCAGCTTATCCAG gTTCTGGTCCAATCCAGTTGTGGCAGTTTTTACTGGAGTTACTTCTGGACTCTGCCTGCCGAACCTTCATCTCCTGGACTGGAGACGGCTGGGAGTTTAAGATGTCCGACCCAACAGAG GTGGCGAAGCGCTGGGGCCAGTGCAAGAACAAACCCAAGATGAACTACGAGAAGTTGAGCCGTGGCCTGCGTTACTACTACCACAAGAACATCATCCACAAGACAGCGGGCAAACGCTACGTCTACCGCTTTGTCTGTGACGTGCAGGGCATGCTGGGAAAGACAGCGCTGGAGGTCCTGACCAGTCTGAACGTTTTGCCCACAAACACAGAGTCGTGGCAGTGCCATGGGGTACCTACGGCGGCAGCGACGTCAGAGCACAGCAGTGAAACATGGGCATCACAGTAG
- the LOC122881736 gene encoding ETS1-related protein isoform X4, which produces MGPFGRRLTTLFVRLDTVNKVCKSGNKRRIKRGGNKEMYWDTIIKPGDRNTESKDLKIKMEVCQTGYYTEDFRTQEVPAGFDFASYDSKAPGQQQYVAESSYSEPPKAPHSYDIKVSASDTALFNLDSYQEFNWWATYPHDGLTVDQSQTGYQESPQTYQSLVPQNGQFSPAVEASHSPFLTVKGSNPLQSETDQSYSCHSAELYDSDGQRQSSSFWPEYSSPDFTAPLPHPPPAPCPSNHGPQSSEQYCPRVAKRKNTHPQRPDREGQMPGMSAYPGSGPIQLWQFLLELLLDSACRTFISWTGDGWEFKMSDPTEVAKRWGQCKNKPKMNYEKLSRGLRYYYHKNIIHKTAGKRYVYRFVCDVQGMLGKTALEVLTSLNVLPTNTESWQCHGVPTAAATSEHSSETWASQ; this is translated from the exons ATGGGACCTTTCGGCCGGAGACTGACCACTCTTTTTGTGCGGTTAGATACGGTAAATAAAGTCTGTAAATCTGGGAATAAGCGACGgataaagagaggaggaaacaaagaGATGTACTGGGACACTATCATCAAACCcggagacagaaacacagagagcaaaGACTTGAAAATAAAG ATGGAGGTGTGCCAGACTGGATATTACACAGAAGACTTCAGGACACAGGAAGTGCCAGCTGGCTTTGACTTTGCATCTTATG ACAGCAAAGCACCTGGACAGCAGCAGTATGTCGCAGAGAGCAGCTACTCAGAGCCACCAAAAGCGCCTCACTCATATGACATTAAAG tgaGTGCCAGCGACACTGCTCTCTTCAACCTGGACTCATACCAGGAGTTCAACTGGTGGGCCACATATCCACATG ATGGGCTGACAGTAGACCAGTCGCAAACTGGATACCAGGAGTCTCCACAGACATACCAGAGCCTGGTGCCCCAGAACGGACAGTTCAGCCCGGCCGTGGAGGCCAGCCACAGTCCCTTTCTAACTGTAAAAGGATCAAATCCATTACAAA GTGAGACAGATCAGAGCTACTCGTGTCACTCGGCTGAACTGTACGACTCTGACGGACAGAGGCAGTCCTCGTCCTTCTGGCCTGAATATTCATCTCCCGACTTCACTGCCCCCCTACCACACCCGCCTCCGGCCCCCTGCCCCTCAAACCATGGCCCTCAGTCCTCAGAGCAGTACTGCCCCCGTGTGGCCAAacgcaaaaacacacacccccAGAGGCCGGACAGGGAGGGCCAGATGCCAGGAATGTCAGCTTATCCAG gTTCTGGTCCAATCCAGTTGTGGCAGTTTTTACTGGAGTTACTTCTGGACTCTGCCTGCCGAACCTTCATCTCCTGGACTGGAGACGGCTGGGAGTTTAAGATGTCCGACCCAACAGAG GTGGCGAAGCGCTGGGGCCAGTGCAAGAACAAACCCAAGATGAACTACGAGAAGTTGAGCCGTGGCCTGCGTTACTACTACCACAAGAACATCATCCACAAGACAGCGGGCAAACGCTACGTCTACCGCTTTGTCTGTGACGTGCAGGGCATGCTGGGAAAGACAGCGCTGGAGGTCCTGACCAGTCTGAACGTTTTGCCCACAAACACAGAGTCGTGGCAGTGCCATGGGGTACCTACGGCGGCAGCGACGTCAGAGCACAGCAGTGAAACATGGGCATCACAGTAG
- the LOC122881736 gene encoding ETS1-related protein isoform X1, with protein MGPFGRRLTTLFVRLDTVNKVCKSGNKRRIKRGGNKEMYWDTIIKPGDRNTESKDLKIKMEVCQTGYYTEDFRTQEVPAGFDFASYDYPGEDLSFLLDSKAPGQQQYVAESSYSEPPKAPHSYDIKVSASDTALFNLDSYQEFNWWATYPHADGLTVDQSQTGYQESPQTYQSLVPQNGQFSPAVEASHSPFLTVKGSNPLQSETDQSYSCHSAELYDSDGQRQSSSFWPEYSSPDFTAPLPHPPPAPCPSNHGPQSSEQYCPRVAKRKNTHPQRPDREGQMPGMSAYPGSGPIQLWQFLLELLLDSACRTFISWTGDGWEFKMSDPTEVAKRWGQCKNKPKMNYEKLSRGLRYYYHKNIIHKTAGKRYVYRFVCDVQGMLGKTALEVLTSLNVLPTNTESWQCHGVPTAAATSEHSSETWASQ; from the exons ATGGGACCTTTCGGCCGGAGACTGACCACTCTTTTTGTGCGGTTAGATACGGTAAATAAAGTCTGTAAATCTGGGAATAAGCGACGgataaagagaggaggaaacaaagaGATGTACTGGGACACTATCATCAAACCcggagacagaaacacagagagcaaaGACTTGAAAATAAAG ATGGAGGTGTGCCAGACTGGATATTACACAGAAGACTTCAGGACACAGGAAGTGCCAGCTGGCTTTGACTTTGCATCTTATG ACTACCCTGGTGAAGATCTGTCTTTTCTGTTAGACAGCAAAGCACCTGGACAGCAGCAGTATGTCGCAGAGAGCAGCTACTCAGAGCCACCAAAAGCGCCTCACTCATATGACATTAAAG tgaGTGCCAGCGACACTGCTCTCTTCAACCTGGACTCATACCAGGAGTTCAACTGGTGGGCCACATATCCACATG CAGATGGGCTGACAGTAGACCAGTCGCAAACTGGATACCAGGAGTCTCCACAGACATACCAGAGCCTGGTGCCCCAGAACGGACAGTTCAGCCCGGCCGTGGAGGCCAGCCACAGTCCCTTTCTAACTGTAAAAGGATCAAATCCATTACAAA GTGAGACAGATCAGAGCTACTCGTGTCACTCGGCTGAACTGTACGACTCTGACGGACAGAGGCAGTCCTCGTCCTTCTGGCCTGAATATTCATCTCCCGACTTCACTGCCCCCCTACCACACCCGCCTCCGGCCCCCTGCCCCTCAAACCATGGCCCTCAGTCCTCAGAGCAGTACTGCCCCCGTGTGGCCAAacgcaaaaacacacacccccAGAGGCCGGACAGGGAGGGCCAGATGCCAGGAATGTCAGCTTATCCAG gTTCTGGTCCAATCCAGTTGTGGCAGTTTTTACTGGAGTTACTTCTGGACTCTGCCTGCCGAACCTTCATCTCCTGGACTGGAGACGGCTGGGAGTTTAAGATGTCCGACCCAACAGAG GTGGCGAAGCGCTGGGGCCAGTGCAAGAACAAACCCAAGATGAACTACGAGAAGTTGAGCCGTGGCCTGCGTTACTACTACCACAAGAACATCATCCACAAGACAGCGGGCAAACGCTACGTCTACCGCTTTGTCTGTGACGTGCAGGGCATGCTGGGAAAGACAGCGCTGGAGGTCCTGACCAGTCTGAACGTTTTGCCCACAAACACAGAGTCGTGGCAGTGCCATGGGGTACCTACGGCGGCAGCGACGTCAGAGCACAGCAGTGAAACATGGGCATCACAGTAG
- the LOC122881736 gene encoding ETS1-related protein isoform X5, producing MGPFGRRLTTLFVRLDTVNKVCKSGNKRRIKRGGNKEMYWDTIIKPGDRNTESKDLKIKMEVCQTGYYTEDFRTQEVPAGFDFASYVSASDTALFNLDSYQEFNWWATYPHADGLTVDQSQTGYQESPQTYQSLVPQNGQFSPAVEASHSPFLTVKGSNPLQSETDQSYSCHSAELYDSDGQRQSSSFWPEYSSPDFTAPLPHPPPAPCPSNHGPQSSEQYCPRVAKRKNTHPQRPDREGQMPGMSAYPGSGPIQLWQFLLELLLDSACRTFISWTGDGWEFKMSDPTEVAKRWGQCKNKPKMNYEKLSRGLRYYYHKNIIHKTAGKRYVYRFVCDVQGMLGKTALEVLTSLNVLPTNTESWQCHGVPTAAATSEHSSETWASQ from the exons ATGGGACCTTTCGGCCGGAGACTGACCACTCTTTTTGTGCGGTTAGATACGGTAAATAAAGTCTGTAAATCTGGGAATAAGCGACGgataaagagaggaggaaacaaagaGATGTACTGGGACACTATCATCAAACCcggagacagaaacacagagagcaaaGACTTGAAAATAAAG ATGGAGGTGTGCCAGACTGGATATTACACAGAAGACTTCAGGACACAGGAAGTGCCAGCTGGCTTTGACTTTGCATCTTATG tgaGTGCCAGCGACACTGCTCTCTTCAACCTGGACTCATACCAGGAGTTCAACTGGTGGGCCACATATCCACATG CAGATGGGCTGACAGTAGACCAGTCGCAAACTGGATACCAGGAGTCTCCACAGACATACCAGAGCCTGGTGCCCCAGAACGGACAGTTCAGCCCGGCCGTGGAGGCCAGCCACAGTCCCTTTCTAACTGTAAAAGGATCAAATCCATTACAAA GTGAGACAGATCAGAGCTACTCGTGTCACTCGGCTGAACTGTACGACTCTGACGGACAGAGGCAGTCCTCGTCCTTCTGGCCTGAATATTCATCTCCCGACTTCACTGCCCCCCTACCACACCCGCCTCCGGCCCCCTGCCCCTCAAACCATGGCCCTCAGTCCTCAGAGCAGTACTGCCCCCGTGTGGCCAAacgcaaaaacacacacccccAGAGGCCGGACAGGGAGGGCCAGATGCCAGGAATGTCAGCTTATCCAG gTTCTGGTCCAATCCAGTTGTGGCAGTTTTTACTGGAGTTACTTCTGGACTCTGCCTGCCGAACCTTCATCTCCTGGACTGGAGACGGCTGGGAGTTTAAGATGTCCGACCCAACAGAG GTGGCGAAGCGCTGGGGCCAGTGCAAGAACAAACCCAAGATGAACTACGAGAAGTTGAGCCGTGGCCTGCGTTACTACTACCACAAGAACATCATCCACAAGACAGCGGGCAAACGCTACGTCTACCGCTTTGTCTGTGACGTGCAGGGCATGCTGGGAAAGACAGCGCTGGAGGTCCTGACCAGTCTGAACGTTTTGCCCACAAACACAGAGTCGTGGCAGTGCCATGGGGTACCTACGGCGGCAGCGACGTCAGAGCACAGCAGTGAAACATGGGCATCACAGTAG
- the LOC122881736 gene encoding ETS1-related protein isoform X2 — MGPFGRRLTTLFVRLDTVNKVCKSGNKRRIKRGGNKEMYWDTIIKPGDRNTESKDLKIKMEVCQTGYYTEDFRTQEVPAGFDFASYDYPGEDLSFLLDSKAPGQQQYVAESSYSEPPKAPHSYDIKVSASDTALFNLDSYQEFNWWATYPHDGLTVDQSQTGYQESPQTYQSLVPQNGQFSPAVEASHSPFLTVKGSNPLQSETDQSYSCHSAELYDSDGQRQSSSFWPEYSSPDFTAPLPHPPPAPCPSNHGPQSSEQYCPRVAKRKNTHPQRPDREGQMPGMSAYPGSGPIQLWQFLLELLLDSACRTFISWTGDGWEFKMSDPTEVAKRWGQCKNKPKMNYEKLSRGLRYYYHKNIIHKTAGKRYVYRFVCDVQGMLGKTALEVLTSLNVLPTNTESWQCHGVPTAAATSEHSSETWASQ, encoded by the exons ATGGGACCTTTCGGCCGGAGACTGACCACTCTTTTTGTGCGGTTAGATACGGTAAATAAAGTCTGTAAATCTGGGAATAAGCGACGgataaagagaggaggaaacaaagaGATGTACTGGGACACTATCATCAAACCcggagacagaaacacagagagcaaaGACTTGAAAATAAAG ATGGAGGTGTGCCAGACTGGATATTACACAGAAGACTTCAGGACACAGGAAGTGCCAGCTGGCTTTGACTTTGCATCTTATG ACTACCCTGGTGAAGATCTGTCTTTTCTGTTAGACAGCAAAGCACCTGGACAGCAGCAGTATGTCGCAGAGAGCAGCTACTCAGAGCCACCAAAAGCGCCTCACTCATATGACATTAAAG tgaGTGCCAGCGACACTGCTCTCTTCAACCTGGACTCATACCAGGAGTTCAACTGGTGGGCCACATATCCACATG ATGGGCTGACAGTAGACCAGTCGCAAACTGGATACCAGGAGTCTCCACAGACATACCAGAGCCTGGTGCCCCAGAACGGACAGTTCAGCCCGGCCGTGGAGGCCAGCCACAGTCCCTTTCTAACTGTAAAAGGATCAAATCCATTACAAA GTGAGACAGATCAGAGCTACTCGTGTCACTCGGCTGAACTGTACGACTCTGACGGACAGAGGCAGTCCTCGTCCTTCTGGCCTGAATATTCATCTCCCGACTTCACTGCCCCCCTACCACACCCGCCTCCGGCCCCCTGCCCCTCAAACCATGGCCCTCAGTCCTCAGAGCAGTACTGCCCCCGTGTGGCCAAacgcaaaaacacacacccccAGAGGCCGGACAGGGAGGGCCAGATGCCAGGAATGTCAGCTTATCCAG gTTCTGGTCCAATCCAGTTGTGGCAGTTTTTACTGGAGTTACTTCTGGACTCTGCCTGCCGAACCTTCATCTCCTGGACTGGAGACGGCTGGGAGTTTAAGATGTCCGACCCAACAGAG GTGGCGAAGCGCTGGGGCCAGTGCAAGAACAAACCCAAGATGAACTACGAGAAGTTGAGCCGTGGCCTGCGTTACTACTACCACAAGAACATCATCCACAAGACAGCGGGCAAACGCTACGTCTACCGCTTTGTCTGTGACGTGCAGGGCATGCTGGGAAAGACAGCGCTGGAGGTCCTGACCAGTCTGAACGTTTTGCCCACAAACACAGAGTCGTGGCAGTGCCATGGGGTACCTACGGCGGCAGCGACGTCAGAGCACAGCAGTGAAACATGGGCATCACAGTAG
- the LOC122881736 gene encoding ETS1-related protein isoform X3 has product MGPFGRRLTTLFVRLDTVNKVCKSGNKRRIKRGGNKEMYWDTIIKPGDRNTESKDLKIKMEVCQTGYYTEDFRTQEVPAGFDFASYDSKAPGQQQYVAESSYSEPPKAPHSYDIKVSASDTALFNLDSYQEFNWWATYPHADGLTVDQSQTGYQESPQTYQSLVPQNGQFSPAVEASHSPFLTVKGSNPLQSETDQSYSCHSAELYDSDGQRQSSSFWPEYSSPDFTAPLPHPPPAPCPSNHGPQSSEQYCPRVAKRKNTHPQRPDREGQMPGMSAYPGSGPIQLWQFLLELLLDSACRTFISWTGDGWEFKMSDPTEVAKRWGQCKNKPKMNYEKLSRGLRYYYHKNIIHKTAGKRYVYRFVCDVQGMLGKTALEVLTSLNVLPTNTESWQCHGVPTAAATSEHSSETWASQ; this is encoded by the exons ATGGGACCTTTCGGCCGGAGACTGACCACTCTTTTTGTGCGGTTAGATACGGTAAATAAAGTCTGTAAATCTGGGAATAAGCGACGgataaagagaggaggaaacaaagaGATGTACTGGGACACTATCATCAAACCcggagacagaaacacagagagcaaaGACTTGAAAATAAAG ATGGAGGTGTGCCAGACTGGATATTACACAGAAGACTTCAGGACACAGGAAGTGCCAGCTGGCTTTGACTTTGCATCTTATG ACAGCAAAGCACCTGGACAGCAGCAGTATGTCGCAGAGAGCAGCTACTCAGAGCCACCAAAAGCGCCTCACTCATATGACATTAAAG tgaGTGCCAGCGACACTGCTCTCTTCAACCTGGACTCATACCAGGAGTTCAACTGGTGGGCCACATATCCACATG CAGATGGGCTGACAGTAGACCAGTCGCAAACTGGATACCAGGAGTCTCCACAGACATACCAGAGCCTGGTGCCCCAGAACGGACAGTTCAGCCCGGCCGTGGAGGCCAGCCACAGTCCCTTTCTAACTGTAAAAGGATCAAATCCATTACAAA GTGAGACAGATCAGAGCTACTCGTGTCACTCGGCTGAACTGTACGACTCTGACGGACAGAGGCAGTCCTCGTCCTTCTGGCCTGAATATTCATCTCCCGACTTCACTGCCCCCCTACCACACCCGCCTCCGGCCCCCTGCCCCTCAAACCATGGCCCTCAGTCCTCAGAGCAGTACTGCCCCCGTGTGGCCAAacgcaaaaacacacacccccAGAGGCCGGACAGGGAGGGCCAGATGCCAGGAATGTCAGCTTATCCAG gTTCTGGTCCAATCCAGTTGTGGCAGTTTTTACTGGAGTTACTTCTGGACTCTGCCTGCCGAACCTTCATCTCCTGGACTGGAGACGGCTGGGAGTTTAAGATGTCCGACCCAACAGAG GTGGCGAAGCGCTGGGGCCAGTGCAAGAACAAACCCAAGATGAACTACGAGAAGTTGAGCCGTGGCCTGCGTTACTACTACCACAAGAACATCATCCACAAGACAGCGGGCAAACGCTACGTCTACCGCTTTGTCTGTGACGTGCAGGGCATGCTGGGAAAGACAGCGCTGGAGGTCCTGACCAGTCTGAACGTTTTGCCCACAAACACAGAGTCGTGGCAGTGCCATGGGGTACCTACGGCGGCAGCGACGTCAGAGCACAGCAGTGAAACATGGGCATCACAGTAG